Within Candidatus Thorarchaeota archaeon, the genomic segment GAACCCAAGATCTTCGTGACAGAGGTCGTGGGTAATCAGAGAGCATTCACGACAAAGAAGATCAATGATTTCCTTCGTTCCTTCATGAACGAGCGAATTATCGACGAGTTCGCGCACTATGACCTACAAGCAGTCTTCACACAACTTGATGAGACCTCATTGAAGGTCAAGACCAAGGTGCGGATGAATTTTGAGCGCATTGGTCTAGAGCTTGTTGATCTGAAGTTCGAAGGTATTGACACCACCGAGAAATATCGTGAGCGCCTCTTCTGGCTGCGAACTGGTGGAGTTTCAGGGCAGCAGGTCGCTGGAATGGAAACAATGAAAGATGCCGCAGAATCACTTGGTCACAGTCCCGGTGCCGGATTCGGTGCAGGAATGGGCTTCATGGGTGCTATGGGCGGCATGATGGGTGGTGGACAACAAGGCGGTGGCGGCGGTGGTGCTGCACCCGCAGGTGCCAAGTTCTGTCCGAACTGTGGTACGAAGTTGTCACCAGGTGTCAAGTTCTGTCCGAACTGTGGTACGAAAATCGGGTAGGCTACACGCCTTCCCTTTCTTTTTATTTTCATATTCATTCTGGTTAGTGGATGTCTTATCGAATCCGAAAGGCATTAACGTTGCATTATTTCACTTCTGTTGAGTGGCACGAATGGAGTATGATTTGGAATTCCTAAAGGCGCACGGTCTGATGGTTCAAGAACATAAGGGATCTCTTGCTATCAGGGGCACCGAAGTAGAATTCCACTATGACCGTGCAAATCGACTGCTCTACTTTAACATGCCTCCGACGCTCACGCCTCAGGAAATAGTTGCAGTTGTGACCGACTCGATGCTTGTCGATTACATCTGGTTCTGGGGTGATCATCTTGAGGTGTTCCGCCTCATTGACAGGACCTGTTACATTTGCAAACACCGTGGCGAAGCTCTATTTGATGAGCACGAGCCGGGTGAATTCGACCATACTGGTCTAGAACGGCTCTTCAGTGATATGATCGGACTTCCTGACTTCACTGATCGGCTTCCATCTATACTTGACAGTCTTAGACCGCTTGAACGAGAGCGATCCGGTGTCATGCATGGACTTCTCTTCAGATTTTTTACTATTATATTTCTTATACAGATGGGTATGGTGACGGTCAAAGGTGCAGAAACGATACGCGACTTTGGAGAACGTCTACTATTATCTTCTGTAGGTCCTGACTTGGCAATTCCTCGGATTATCACGGGTGATGGCATGGGCCTTGTGGACTCAACTGTAGCCGGGGTCTCTCTCTCGCAGATTCTTGAGACTCTCTTCGGAGATCATGCGGATATCCCCCACACACTGCCGCCCTTTGCTGGATCTTATCTCGCCAATTTTATCAAAAATTATGCAATTGGGATGGATGATACCGATCAGTCCCGTTCTCTAACCCTGCAGTTTCTTGAATTCTTACATGAGTATCTCATCTCAACATCGGGGATCAATCGTCGCATTGGCTCATATTATACGCCTATGGGCATAGCCTACTATATTGCAAGTCAGGCAATTGCGTACTGGCTTGCTGCGACGACGGGGATTGACATCTACGAGCCGGATGATTTGTTGGAACTTGACGAGATCAGGCGAAAGGCTCTCCTCGCCAGAGTGGAGCGAATTCGTATTCTCGACCCTGCGGTTGGAGGTGGGGCTTTTCTTATGGCTGCTGCTCAAGTGTTGCTGAGATTGAGAAAGCTGCTTGGGGATCGGCGACCTGATGGTCACATTCGATCCGAGATAGTGAGGCACAACCTATACGGAGTCGATATACTCCCCTCTGCTGTTGAATGTGCCACATTACGGCTAAAGCTCTGGTCACTGGATACCGCCTCTTTTCTCACGAATGACCTCCCGACTCATTTGCATATCCGAGTAGGTAACAGTCTAGTTGGACGTACGCACTATTCACATGACGCATTGGATGTCCCATCCATCCCTAAGCGATTTGATTGGATCAAAGAATTCCCAGAAATATATGACCGAGAGGATCCGGGATTTGATATTATCATTGGTAATCCGCCCTACGGAAATATCACGTCGTATGATGAACGTGCCTACATTATACTGACCTATCCATGGTCTGTGAGTGGTGAACGTACAGGAACCTGGAATAGTGCCTCGCTCTTCCTTGTTCGTTCAAGGATGTTGTTGAATAGCAAAGGGCAGCTTGGTCTTCTTGTACCGAATAGTATTCTCCGGGTGCGACAGTTCGCCAAGACTCGTTCTTTCATTACGAGCCAGTTCTTCCCTCAGGAATTTGTTGATGAGGGGAGCCCCTTTGACGGAGTGACCCTTGAGACCGTGACGCTCTTTTTGAGCGTGAGCGATTCCCAGTCGTCGTATATTCGTGTTCTCTCTCGGCGTCCCGATCTACGACCGGCTCATGCCATACCACGCAGAGCGTCAAAGGACGACACGATTGTGGTCCTGTATCACGATGACATTCTCGATCTTGTTCTGGAACGGGGAACCAAAGGAGTCTTTCACGCATCACGAGGGAGAGAT encodes:
- a CDS encoding SPFH domain-containing protein, which codes for MADAIEWTNAGPEEIVWRYPDNRIRWGSQLIVMENQVAIFYRDGKALDTFLAGRHKLTTSSMPGLVGWLQKKIKGDVFEATCIFVSRGQFQGKFGGRGQTSDLAPLMFHGNFWFRVKEPKIFVTEVVGNQRAFTTKKINDFLRSFMNERIIDEFAHYDLQAVFTQLDETSLKVKTKVRMNFERIGLELVDLKFEGIDTTEKYRERLFWLRTGGVSGQQVAGMETMKDAAESLGHSPGAGFGAGMGFMGAMGGMMGGGQQGGGGGGAAPAGAKFCPNCGTKLSPGVKFCPNCGTKIG
- a CDS encoding N-6 DNA methylase, yielding MEYDLEFLKAHGLMVQEHKGSLAIRGTEVEFHYDRANRLLYFNMPPTLTPQEIVAVVTDSMLVDYIWFWGDHLEVFRLIDRTCYICKHRGEALFDEHEPGEFDHTGLERLFSDMIGLPDFTDRLPSILDSLRPLERERSGVMHGLLFRFFTIIFLIQMGMVTVKGAETIRDFGERLLLSSVGPDLAIPRIITGDGMGLVDSTVAGVSLSQILETLFGDHADIPHTLPPFAGSYLANFIKNYAIGMDDTDQSRSLTLQFLEFLHEYLISTSGINRRIGSYYTPMGIAYYIASQAIAYWLAATTGIDIYEPDDLLELDEIRRKALLARVERIRILDPAVGGGAFLMAAAQVLLRLRKLLGDRRPDGHIRSEIVRHNLYGVDILPSAVECATLRLKLWSLDTASFLTNDLPTHLHIRVGNSLVGRTHYSHDALDVPSIPKRFDWIKEFPEIYDREDPGFDIIIGNPPYGNITSYDERAYIILTYPWSVSGERTGTWNSASLFLVRSRMLLNSKGQLGLLVPNSILRVRQFAKTRSFITSQFFPQEFVDEGSPFDGVTLETVTLFLSVSDSQSSYIRVLSRRPDLRPAHAIPRRASKDDTIVVLYHDDILDLVLERGTKGVFHASRGRDIPREHYAFSPSVRFSIPYAAVGRCVSRYTFVDSFMRYSDDWFEQDRLMRASFHESFLVATKNLPYPRCTLKPIGVLHGGGLVRITIDDPHLDPRAAAVILNSRFVRYLCLRYFTNYSQLTTCLNTGILEEIPVPPLSVPDVYPVLFEILHDVHTSNKYDSAAIASVEMLTDALVYELYLLDSDELHTTARDSLLDAAGRDTQTLIPNLIGGSLRQSMLSVLDDPIVRRVETSPRMSRSR